CGGAGAGGGGTCTGCGCAGTCGGCGCATCGCCTTCTACAGGCGCAACGGCGCTGTGCCCCTGCCGCTGCGCTCGCATCTGCGCGTGCCAGCTCTGGCGGGCGGGGGTCACCTGTACAGCAGGCTCCTCTGGGTGTCGCTTGGGGGGCCGCCGCCGAGGGGGGAACGGCTCAGGCAGTGCATCAGGTCCTTCTTCTCCCAGGCCTACGGCATGTCGCCGGAGGATGCTCTGGTGGCCGAAGCGCTGGGAGGCATCGGAGAGAACGAACCGGGGCCTACCTCGAGGTAGGCTCCGGTTCATCTGTACTCGCGGAGGGCGCCGGGCTAGTAGCTCCGGGCGCGGCGCTCCTCCGCCTGGCGAGCTTTGCGGCGAGCCTTGCGGACGGCCTTGGCTTTGGCCAAGCGGTCTTTCTCTCCCTTGCTCACGTGCCAGCGACGCTTGCGCACTTCAGAGAGGATTCTCTCTCGCTGCACCTGCTTCCGGAACCGCTTGAGCAGCTGCTCCTGGGACTCGCCGGGGCGACGCTCTACGCGCATGTAAATCTCACCCCCTAACTGACCAGGATACGCGGGGCAAAGACGCTTTCACCCTGCCGCGGTCTTAACTTTGATCATACCACATATTAGCCCCACGGCTCAACGTAGAGCCCAGACGCGTAGGGCGTTGTCGAAGTCCTGTGCCAAGCCAGCAGAGATGGGTACCGGAGAATACTGCGGGCGAACACAAGGTTCGCCCCTACGGCTGGGGGGTTGCCGAAGTGCTGGGGCAGGCCACCAGAGATGGGTACCGGAGACACTGCGGGCGAACACGAGGTTCGCCCCAAGGCTAGGGCGTTGTCGAAGTGCTGGGGCAGGCCACCAGAGATGACTATCGGAGCCAGGCTGGGCGCTATCGGGGGCTACATCGCCTCTGTTCCCTGCCTGCTCGCTGGCCGGCGGTGGTTGCTGGCTCGACTGTGAGAAAGCCCTACCAGAAGCGAGCAAAGGGCGTTACTGGGCGATCCCGCTCAGGTCCTCTGCTGTTCCGCCCTTGACGCAGAGGCGCCCATCCTGGTAGGGGCGCCGCCTTGCCCTGCCGCACCATGGTGCATCGTGGCCTGGCAGACTGCCGCACCGCGGCTTGCGGTACTCAGGAGCACCCCGGAGCTAGAGCCGGCAAGGCAAGCAGTCCGGTCGGCCTGGGGAGCAAGACGACGGCGTCCCGGCGGGCTGAGGCCGCTCTTGGGTAGTCAGCACCCCCAGGTGCGGCAGCATCCAGATGCCTACGCAGGCTGTTGGAGCTCAGTGGGGCGTCGGCGCGCGAACTCCTCTGACGATATCGAGCCCCGAGCCACTAGGAGGCGGAGCTGGCCCCTGTGCTTCATACCGGGGAGGCTCCCGGCTGGTAGTGAGACTCGGCCAGGCCGCCAAGACAGGCTTGGCTCGCTGTGGCCTGGCCGTTCATGAGCGGGCGCGTGAATGCGCCCAGCCACCGATCCTGAGCGGTTGCGCCCCAAGGTGTCCCAGGACGGCGGCTGCCCCGGCCCGCCGTTCAGGCCGCCCCGAAGGCCTGCTTTGCCTCCGGCTGGAGCAGGTACCATATGATCAGGGCCCCGATGACGGTCCAGATGGGGAAGCCCAGCAGTGAGATCACCGCCAGGATGATAGCTCCCCACCGACCCCAGTCTCTCAGTTGCCAGAGACCGATGCCCACCGCCAAGTAGGCCACGGCCAGAATGAGGGCGATCAGCAGGCCGAAGCCGACTGCGAATAGCCCGAAGATTGCCCCCGGGTCGTTGGCGGCAAAGAGGATGGGCAGCACGGCAAACAGCACTATGGCCAGGCTGCCCAGGAAGAAGAGCGCGCTCATCACGAAGTGGTAGATAGCGGTTATGCTCACGCCGTCGGGTCTTCTCTGCATGCCACACCTCCAGACCAATCGCTGCAGACCAACGCTTGCCATTATGCCACACTTCGTGTCATGTGTTGACCGCGTCCGGTTCCAGAGGAGGGGCACTCCTGCCCCGGGGATGGCAGGAGCCCGCATCCGACAGCGGCCTCGGGGTTAGCTCATGGCTCCTGAAGGCGCGCCTTTACAGCCTGCGTTGCTTTCCCTATAGTGTTCCCAACACGTAGCTATGAGAGCTCAGGATCGGCGGAACGAGTGTGTTCAGATGGCAGTCGCAGGGAGTAGACCCGCGTAAGCGCATTCTACACAGGCCTCCAGGGCCCGCTCTTCGGCCGGCTACGAGGACAAGGCGATGTGGTTCAGCTCCTTCCTGAGGAGTGAGCGCCCCGGGCTCGGCGAGCCGGTGGAGGCATGGCGCGCGTGGGCGCGCGCACTCCTCGGACGGAGGTACGCCAAGCGCGGCGAGCAAGTGGGAGTATAGCGCGCGTGGGCGCGCGCACTCCTCGGACGGAGGGTGCACCAGGCGCGATGGGCCGGTGGAAGCATGGCGCGCGTGGGCGCGCACTCCTCCTAGAGAGGGTGGAGCTGGAATGCAGCCGGGGCCTGCTCTCGCAATCTGAGCGCAGCGAAGGACCTGAGCGGCAGTGGCCGTCTCAGGACCCATCCCTGCCGATCCTGAGGTGTGGCGCTTAGCCGACAGCGTGATGTCAGCCTTCGGTGTCGTAAGGCGAAGGAGTTGGAAATGCGCGCCAATGTTGTTGTCGATGCTGTCCGTTCCCGTGCTATTCGTCTCTATTGCGGCCTTCTCATCTTGGCTCTCGCCGCTACGCCGCTGGGGGCCGTGGCGCAGGACGCCGAGACCGATGCCCCGCTGGAGCCCGCCGTCCATGAGGGGGCCGACGAGGTCGTCCTCATCAACCGCAACGACGGCCGTGTTGTGATCCAAGACTTCGCCGTCGAGCCCGGCACAGCGGATCTCACTGGCAAGTACGACATCTTCGGCGGGCCCTACTACGACGTGGCCGCCGGAGACTTTGACGGCAATGGTCGGCGGGAGATCGTGGTGATCGGCGGACTGGCGGTCACCCAGCCTGGACCCATCCTCAACGTGTGGGACCCGGTGGCCCTGCGCGCTGGCGAGCCCCAACTGCCGAATCTCTCCGTGAACGTCAGCCCCAACGTCTGGACCCACGTGGCCGTCGGCGACATCAACCACGATGGGCGAGACAAGATCGTCGCCATACGTACCGCCGATGAAGGCATCATACGGGCCCACATCGTCGCCTTCGGGTTCGACCCCGGCACCGGCCAGTGGCGACCCAGCCCCCTATGGGACCTGCCTACCGCCGGCGGCTTCGTGGACCTAGACGTAGGTGACTTCGACGGCGACGGCGCGGACGACGTCATTCTGGCCCGCGAGGGCCGCATCATCATCGTCAACGATGGCGAGGCTCCCACCGTCACCCACTTCCAGGCCGAGATCGGTACCCTATCCAGCTGGACTAGGGCCAAAGTGGGCAACATTGACGGTGTGGGCACCCCGGAACTGGTGCTCCTCCGACCGCAGCCTGCCCTCTCGGATGGTGTGCCCGCCGCCGTGCTGGCTATCCACCCCACTGGAGTCTCAACCTGGACCGACGTGGCCCGCTGGGGATTCACTGACCCGCCGGTAGACATAAGGCTGAGTGACATCAACACCGACGGAGTGCCCGAAGTGATTGCCCTCACCACCGGGGCCGGTGCCTCCATCTACACCCTCAACCCTCGCCTGCCCGC
This genomic window from Anaerolineae bacterium contains:
- the rpsU gene encoding 30S ribosomal protein S21, with protein sequence MYMRVERRPGESQEQLLKRFRKQVQRERILSEVRKRRWHVSKGEKDRLAKAKAVRKARRKARQAEERRARSY